One stretch of Balneola sp. MJW-20 DNA includes these proteins:
- a CDS encoding polysaccharide biosynthesis C-terminal domain-containing protein, with protein MSIASDLKKGALVNFLGVVGKMAAPVFLVVVNRLYGTDVFGLFITATIAIEIVIAFLTSGFKDGAMIFVSRHSDDPSEQSDLYTSLANAFTWSIGLSGLILAIGVFFGSNILEMVYGDDFSEGLNTMFRFMIFAIPLLASERIILAATQGLKIMKYDAISSGWLRPVCLLGCSVLFYYLIPGVTGLAVAYLATQLILCIFALYFYSRELSWSRLFLAFRHYRINKELIDFAIPQNINMTLNRFITGLDVLMLPAFGFSATVVGYYGAGSMIVREVRSVKFIFSNAFAPFIVRLHKEQKYKELSEHFSRTAGWIATIAIPLLLIIAIYKLPVLNFVVEDYEGSATFMYFLLPIPYMYCSFSLAANIVAMTGHSRLTLLNSILVSVTNFCLNLILIPKYGIIGAALASAIAMLALNSLEVYEARKVAHTKLRWDLMYRPHLAGLVASGVLFIGWTQIGWFTENLLNTTALTAIVLATYTALLGGNYLNRLIEKIRSTRKK; from the coding sequence ATGAGTATTGCATCAGACCTTAAAAAAGGAGCCCTTGTAAATTTTCTGGGAGTAGTCGGCAAGATGGCCGCACCCGTATTTCTGGTGGTGGTAAACCGTCTGTACGGTACTGATGTCTTCGGACTTTTTATTACCGCCACGATAGCCATAGAGATCGTCATCGCTTTTCTGACTTCAGGCTTTAAAGATGGAGCTATGATCTTCGTTTCCAGGCATTCGGATGATCCATCCGAACAGTCTGATCTTTATACTTCTCTTGCAAATGCATTTACATGGAGCATAGGTCTGTCCGGGCTCATTCTGGCAATAGGAGTTTTCTTTGGCAGTAATATCCTTGAAATGGTATATGGTGATGACTTTTCTGAAGGACTGAATACCATGTTCCGCTTTATGATCTTTGCTATTCCCTTACTTGCATCAGAAAGGATCATTCTTGCTGCTACCCAGGGACTAAAGATCATGAAATATGATGCCATAAGTTCAGGCTGGTTGAGACCGGTTTGTTTGCTGGGATGCTCTGTACTTTTCTATTACCTGATCCCCGGGGTAACAGGGCTGGCTGTAGCATATTTAGCCACACAACTGATCCTGTGTATATTTGCACTGTATTTTTACAGCAGAGAGTTAAGCTGGTCACGTTTGTTTCTTGCTTTCAGACACTATCGCATCAATAAGGAGCTGATCGACTTCGCAATACCCCAGAATATCAATATGACCTTAAACCGGTTTATAACGGGACTGGACGTCCTGATGCTTCCCGCATTCGGATTTAGTGCAACTGTAGTCGGATATTATGGTGCGGGATCCATGATCGTCCGTGAGGTTCGTTCTGTGAAGTTCATCTTTTCCAATGCTTTTGCCCCTTTCATAGTACGCCTGCACAAAGAACAAAAGTACAAAGAATTGTCTGAGCACTTTTCAAGAACAGCTGGCTGGATCGCAACCATTGCTATCCCTCTTTTACTCATCATTGCTATCTATAAACTACCAGTACTGAATTTTGTAGTAGAAGATTATGAGGGTTCTGCTACTTTCATGTACTTCCTGCTGCCTATTCCCTATATGTACTGTTCATTTTCTCTTGCAGCCAATATCGTGGCCATGACGGGTCACTCCAGACTTACGCTTCTTAACAGTATTCTGGTATCTGTGACTAATTTCTGTCTCAATCTTATACTGATCCCGAAATATGGCATTATCGGAGCTGCATTAGCCTCTGCCATAGCGATGCTGGCTCTTAATAGTCTTGAGGTCTATGAAGCACGTAAGGTGGCCCATACTAAACTAAGATGGGATCTGATGTACCGGCCTCACCTTGCAGGTCTGGTAGCTTCGGGAGTACTTTTCATCGGTTGGACACAAATAGGCTGGTTCACAGAAAACCTGCTGAATACAACGGCACTTACTGCGATAGTATTGGCAACATATACCGCTCTGCTTGGAGGAAATTACCTAAACCGCTTAATTGAGAAGATCAGATCTACTCGGAAGAAGTAG
- a CDS encoding glycosyltransferase encodes MAEKKNIALFVRSYLPYSQTFIHDEIRAHSEKVHVSIFCQDTHNMDRFTHQPVYSCRNAIERMMYRNFIINPRFDKLLNKGSFDLVHAHFGTGAMYALPFARRHKLPLVVTFHGYDVAALIGRERNKYHNRKYSRKSRKIFEYASLLLAASTELKSLLIELGAPKEKVKVYRLGIDLHRFSYTEPQPVNENEPLRFLMIGRFTPKKGHIYSINAFKRLKDEGKTATMDFIGSGENEQTCKELVSSLGLEDSVKFLGIKSSEEISNYLSRSHVLVAPSVTASDHDRESGLIVIKEAAAVGLPSIGTWHGGIPEIIEDQKTGLLVPERNIDALFRAMKYMAVEPQKRVEMGILARKKMEAEYDLFERVKELETLYDQALSGS; translated from the coding sequence ATAGCTGAAAAGAAGAACATAGCGTTATTTGTAAGATCTTATCTGCCCTATTCACAGACATTCATTCATGATGAGATCCGGGCTCATTCTGAAAAAGTACATGTTAGTATCTTTTGCCAGGATACCCACAATATGGATCGATTTACTCATCAGCCGGTCTATTCCTGCCGGAATGCGATAGAACGTATGATGTACCGGAATTTTATTATAAATCCTCGCTTTGATAAGCTTCTGAATAAAGGGTCATTTGATCTGGTGCATGCTCATTTTGGTACCGGAGCTATGTATGCTCTCCCCTTTGCCCGCCGACATAAACTACCGCTGGTCGTAACTTTTCATGGATATGATGTTGCCGCTCTGATTGGCAGGGAGAGAAATAAATATCATAATCGAAAATATAGCCGCAAATCACGAAAGATCTTTGAATATGCTTCCCTTTTACTGGCTGCCAGCACTGAATTAAAGTCTTTGCTGATCGAATTGGGTGCACCGAAAGAAAAAGTTAAAGTTTACCGGCTGGGAATTGACCTTCATCGCTTTTCCTACACCGAGCCTCAACCGGTAAATGAAAATGAACCACTCAGATTTCTTATGATCGGCCGTTTTACTCCAAAAAAAGGTCATATATACTCGATCAATGCATTTAAAAGGTTAAAAGATGAAGGAAAAACTGCTACCATGGATTTTATCGGGAGCGGAGAAAATGAACAGACCTGCAAAGAACTCGTATCATCTCTTGGATTAGAAGATTCAGTAAAATTCCTTGGGATCAAATCCTCCGAAGAAATAAGTAACTATCTTTCCCGCTCTCATGTACTTGTTGCACCAAGCGTTACAGCTTCCGACCATGACCGGGAAAGCGGCCTGATCGTTATCAAAGAAGCCGCGGCAGTGGGATTACCTTCTATCGGTACTTGGCACGGAGGGATTCCGGAGATCATTGAAGATCAAAAGACCGGCTTGCTGGTTCCGGAGAGAAATATAGATGCGCTTTTTCGTGCCATGAAATACATGGCTGTGGAACCTCAAAAAAGGGTTGAAATGGGAATTCTGGCCCGTAAAAAGATGGAAGCAGAATATGATCTTTTTGAAAGGGTGAAAGAGCTGGAAACATTATACGATCAGGCCCTTAGTGGATCATGA